A genomic region of Pseudomonas sp. MPC6 contains the following coding sequences:
- a CDS encoding glucose 1-dehydrogenase — MSILQRFQMHGSVAIVTGSGRGIGRAIALAYAEAGADVVCSARSLDEVEAVAEEVRGLGRRALAFACDVNDAEQRQALVRHSVEQMGRITHLVNNVGGGGPNDPLAMTPEQFAEVLNFNVATSYAFCQLCVPLMREAGGGNIINISSVAARYAQRHFSAYGTAKAALSHLTRLLAQDFAPQIRVNAVAPGPTLTEALNGVMPAAMREVMEANTPLKCLGTPQDIAAAALYLASPASAWVTGKIIDVDGGADSSVWPG, encoded by the coding sequence ATGAGTATTTTGCAGCGTTTCCAGATGCACGGCAGCGTCGCCATCGTCACCGGTAGCGGCCGCGGCATTGGTCGGGCGATTGCCCTGGCGTATGCCGAAGCCGGCGCCGATGTCGTGTGCTCGGCACGTTCGCTGGATGAAGTAGAGGCCGTGGCCGAAGAAGTTCGCGGTCTAGGCCGACGCGCCCTGGCGTTCGCCTGCGACGTCAACGATGCCGAGCAACGCCAAGCACTGGTGCGCCACAGCGTTGAGCAAATGGGCCGTATCACCCATCTGGTGAACAACGTCGGCGGCGGCGGGCCCAACGATCCGCTGGCCATGACCCCTGAGCAGTTCGCCGAGGTGCTGAACTTCAACGTCGCCACCAGCTACGCCTTCTGCCAGCTGTGCGTGCCGCTGATGCGCGAAGCCGGTGGCGGCAACATCATTAATATCAGTTCGGTGGCGGCGCGCTATGCCCAGCGCCATTTCAGCGCCTACGGCACGGCCAAGGCCGCCCTCAGCCATCTGACCCGCTTGCTGGCCCAGGACTTCGCGCCGCAGATCCGGGTCAACGCCGTCGCCCCCGGCCCCACCCTGACCGAAGCGCTGAATGGCGTGATGCCCGCCGCCATGCGCGAAGTCATGGAAGCCAACACCCCGCTCAAATGCCTGGGCACCCCGCAAGACATCGCCGCCGCCGCGCTGTACCTGGCCAGCCCCGCTTCGGCCTGGGTGACCGGCAAGATCATTGATGTCGATGGCGGCGCCGACTCGTCGGTCTGGCCCGGCTGA
- a CDS encoding fumarylacetoacetate hydrolase family protein, producing the protein MDAHLIKALGDELFNALRSRQTLAPLTRRYPHITLEQAYRISLQFLLRREALGERVIGKKIGVTSRAVQEMLDVHQPDFGFLTNAMQVEDGSDVSLARYNLIQPRAEGEIAFILGEDLQGPGISAEDVLAATQSVAPCFEIVDSRIDDWQIRIQDTVADNASCGVFALGTQRIDPRSLDLAAVHMQLLKNGQPAGSGLGSAVQGHPCAAVAWLANTLGELGIPFRRGEIILSGALAPLVPVMAGDRISLSMTGLGEASLRFVP; encoded by the coding sequence ATGGACGCCCATTTGATCAAAGCGCTCGGTGACGAGCTGTTCAACGCCCTGCGCAGCCGCCAGACACTGGCGCCCCTGACCCGACGCTACCCGCACATCACGCTGGAGCAGGCGTACCGGATTTCCCTGCAGTTCCTGCTACGCCGCGAAGCGCTTGGCGAGCGGGTGATCGGCAAAAAAATCGGGGTCACCAGCCGTGCCGTTCAGGAAATGCTCGATGTTCACCAACCGGACTTCGGCTTCCTCACCAATGCCATGCAGGTCGAGGATGGCAGCGATGTCAGCCTGGCCCGCTACAACTTGATCCAGCCCCGGGCCGAAGGCGAAATCGCCTTTATCCTCGGCGAAGACTTGCAAGGCCCGGGCATCAGCGCCGAGGACGTGCTGGCCGCCACCCAATCGGTGGCGCCATGCTTCGAGATCGTCGATTCGCGGATCGACGACTGGCAGATCCGCATCCAGGACACCGTGGCCGATAACGCATCCTGTGGCGTATTCGCCCTCGGTACTCAGCGCATCGACCCGCGCTCGCTGGACCTCGCCGCAGTGCACATGCAACTGCTGAAAAACGGCCAGCCGGCAGGCTCGGGCCTGGGCTCGGCGGTGCAAGGCCACCCTTGTGCGGCCGTGGCCTGGCTGGCCAATACCCTGGGCGAGCTGGGCATTCCGTTCCGCCGGGGCGAAATCATTCTGTCCGGTGCCCTGGCGCCGCTGGTCCCGGTGATGGCCGGTGACCGTATCAGCCTGTCAATGACCGGTCTCGGTGAAGCCAGCCTGCGCTTCGTCCCTTGA